One window of the Verrucomicrobiota bacterium genome contains the following:
- a CDS encoding PIN domain-containing protein, which translates to RFKLSLADAFAAALAKEKKAELITGDPEFKPLEKEIKIGWLK; encoded by the coding sequence CGCTTCAAGCTCAGCCTGGCCGACGCCTTTGCCGCCGCGCTGGCGAAGGAGAAGAAAGCCGAGCTCATCACCGGCGACCCGGAGTTCAAGCCGTTGGAGAAGGAGATCAAAATTGGGTGGCTGAAATAG